The Acinonyx jubatus isolate Ajub_Pintada_27869175 chromosome A2, VMU_Ajub_asm_v1.0, whole genome shotgun sequence genomic sequence gcttggctggctcagttggtagagctggTAATGTCCTCCCcaaatctcagggtcctgagttcaagccccacgttgggcagggagcctacttaaaaaaaaaaaaaaaagttgggtgggggggggttattcaagaatatatttaaaaatctgtcaaaatAACCTCAACCCTGTTTTTGGtttgaaagggagggagggttgggggtTAGAGCCGAAGAGAAGAGACATGggcagaaaaaaaagtcattttaatttttattaaatatactcTCTTGgcacaaatcttttaaaatatataaacattatatataaacaaagTGTCTTCATGGCATCAAAATGTAACTCCAGATCAAGATGGACACCAGTGGGAGGGGTGTGGCCACGGAGGGCACCAGCCCAGCTGTGTGTGTGGCTGAGGCCCACTCGACTGGGAGCCACCTTGGGGAGGCACGGTGGGGCTGGCGGGACCTGggggcccctcccctctgccacccagcctgaggctcagagagccatTCGTTTGGTCTCACCTGCCTGCGGTggaccccccagcccctgctgcttTCTCTTGCCTGGTGGCCCTTGGGTCCCCAGCCCGTCTCCCTGTGAGGggtccctgcctctcctgccgAGACTGGGCGCTGGGCAGGGTGAGGACAGGAGGAGCGAAGTCCACCCAACAAAACAGCCTTGAGACCCTGGGGATGAGAGTCAGGCTGGCCGGCAGACACATgcaaggaaggacagagagaggggtcTTCATACCTGCAGGGGTCCCAGGCAAGGACACCAACGGGACAGAACAAAGGGGAGAAATGAAGGTCACGACTGGAAATGTGCATGGGGCAAATGCGCCCTCTTAGACCCTTTCACACATCGGCGCTGAGGAGCTCTCTGTGAAAACCGACCCTCTGGTCACCTCTGCCTGGAACCAGATCACACGGGTGGGGGTTTACTGTGACTAGACCCAGGGTCAGCCAGAttgaagaacaaaaccaaaagaaatcaagaaactcCCAAAGTCATTCTGAAATGTGACACCGAGCAGACCCTAGGGGACTTCTCCATGAGACCAGCTCCCTGGAGGTGCCCTGGGGTTCCCCAATTTCTCCAAGAATCCCCCCCTGGGCTACAGACAGTCTCAGGGGCCCCATTTTGGGAAGATCAAGGCTGCAAGTTGCCTCCATGCGCTCTCTTCATGGAAATCCGACAACCCTAGGTCTTAAACTGCCCTGTGTCTTGGCCAAGTGCCTGCTCAGGTGGGGAGCCAGGGACATGCCAGATGCCACACATCCCCACAAGAGCCGCTGTGCCTAGGGGCAGAGGGCTAGGGCCTAAGGCCAGGCCTCTACTGGTGCGGCCTGTGGGATAGCGATAGGGGTGGGAGCTTCCAGGCCCAGAGAAGGTGACCTGGGTGCCCAGTTTCCAGCAGATGCCCTCCGGCTAGGACTCAGACCCAAACCCGTGGCAATTCCTCAAACCCTGCTATGTGGAGGAGATGAGACCCTCCTGGAAACATTACAAACCAGACAGGTGGGCGACAGAGGGGAAGACCCACTCCTGGTGCCCTACTATGGCCACGGAGTCCAGGATCCAAATAATCCTCTTGGGAGAAGGCTGTTCTGAAGCAGGAGGCTCTGGTGACAGAGGAGTCATGTCACCTGGGAAGTAATGGCAAAGGTGGgacaggtggggtggggtggggcaagaGGCTGTATTTGTAGCCCCCGCTGAGCAGAAGTCTGGCCCCACCTCACCAGGGCCTGGACAGGCTTCTCCGAACACTCTGGGACTCCCCTCTGTGGGCGCAGGGGCAGGTGGAGTCTGGCTCTGAGCCCAGTGGGCATGGGGTCACTAGAACCAGGagcatgtccaaggtcacagggtGCCAGGAGGCGGTGCTGGTCACTCCCGGCTCAGGGCATTTAGGGCGACACCTCCAGGAGACAGTGCCAGCcccagggaggagggatgggagagTGTGGTAGCCCCCGCCCACCAGCCTCAACACTGCACTTCAAGGGCTGCCGGCTGGTGGGACCGACGCCAGGTCCCCCAGCTTATTCTACAAGGTGCTCCCGACGTGGCTCCCAGAGTGGAACCATGTGCACCCTCACTCCACGGGCTCAGAAACGAAAGGGGTCAATGGTCCGCTGCAAGTGGAAGCTCGGCTCCCCGTCTCGAGAGCAGCCGGCCCGCGGGCTCCCTAGCTCTGCAGGTGCCGTAGCAGGATCTGCATGAGGTCGAAGGTGGTGAAGCTGATGCCCACGGCGATGGGGCCCTTGAGCCAGTTCATGCTCAGGCCCTTGTAGAGGCCACGCACGGCGCCCTCCTCCCGCACGATGGCACGCAGCGTGTGCGCGATGGATGCGTGCGGGTGACCCGTGACCCCGGCTGTCTGCATGCGCCGCCGCACCACGTCCAGGGGGTACGAGGCTGACTGCCCGATGAGGCCAGCGCAGGCCCCAAATATCATGCGCTCAAAGGGGTAGGGCTGTGGGCGGCCGCTGTACTCTGTGGACGAGGGACAGAGGGGCTGTGTGAGGGCGTCACAAGGGGGCACACGGCCCGGTCCGTTGTGGGTGCACCCCCACAGCCGGCACTCACACAGGGCCGTGCTCTGTCCCTGCCGTGGCTCAGGACTCCCCTGGCTCCCCTGGGCCTTCCCACCCTGGCCTCCTCACCTCCCGGCTATTCCTTTTAAtcaaatttgagaagaaaagttTCTAAAAAGGCAGAAACTCACAAATAATCCCTTTAACCAAGTCCTACGACCCAGAATGAACTCCCACCTGATCACTCTTGTTTTCCCATCaagcaaagaaggaaagtgaaaggGGCGACCGCGACCCTCTCCACCACCCAGCCCGCTCCGTGGGTACCCTCCACAGGGCTGCAGGGATGCGGTGAGGTGAGCAGCTGGGTGGACGGGACATGTGGGACACAGGAAGGGGCAGCAGCCAAACAAGAGGGGTTCTTTAAAACTGTGTGGTTGTAGGGGTgccttgtggctcagttggttaagcatccgacttcgactcaggtcatgatctcatggtctgtgagttcgagccccgcgtcgggctctgtgctgacagctcagagcctggaacctgcttcagattctgtgtcttcctcgctctctgcccctcccccactcacactctgtgtgtctctctctcaaaactaaacaaacattaaaaaaaaaaaattaaggggcgcctgggcggctcagtcggttaagcgtctgccttcagctcaggtcatgatctcacggtccgtgagttcgagccccttctcgaactccttccctctctgcccctcccccactcatgctctgtctctatcaaaaaatgaataaacattaaaaaaaaattaaaaaaaattttttttaaattaaaacaaaacaaaacaaaacaaaacaaaaacggtGTGGTTGTAAAGGTAAACTAGGAATTACAAACAGTGGGACACCGCTATTCACTCAGCACGCTGGCCGGACAGGAAGGAATCCGCTGGCACCCACGCTGGGTGAGCGCATGGAGACAGGGCCGGGGGGCAAGCGGAGTACGTCCCCAAACTGGGGGCTCACACCCTGGGTGTCTGATCACTGAAAACCTGGGAACACCCAGCAGCCCCCGGCAGGGGAGGCCCACTCCACTGCTAAAAGGCATGGCAGAGCCTCAGACCCGGCAGGGTGGACTCAGAGCCTCCGACCCAGATCCGGCAGGGTGAACTGAGAGCCGGGGCCCAGCTGCACTCGTCGCAGGTGTAGGTAACTCAACTGTGGTCACTGTTTACAACATTACAAGGTATTGTTCCTGTTGCACGTAGAAATGCGTGTGGAAGCATCAGCAGCCAGCGTGAGGGATGCAGTTCTTGTAAAGAGGCCTCAGGGGggagcggggctgggggtggggaacacagGACCTCAGCTTCACCTGGAACATTTTCTTTAACAGAAAACATCTCGGAGCAACGTCACCACCTGTCTGCACCGGGCGGGGGCGGGTAGCAGGGATGGGTGGTGGCATAttgttctctgtttttctgcACTTTTTGAATTTCTCAAAATTACCTAAACACGAGAGGGCACTCCCTCTGCCGTCTAGACCGTACCCGGGACGCTCTGTGCACAAGTGGCTGCCACTGCTCCGGATGACACTCTGGATTTCATAAAGCTGGTCTCAAAATGCGGCACGAAAGGCTGGGAGTCTAGCAGCCTCAGTGGTGGCTTGATATGGGTCTTGTTCTGACTCGGACCTTGACCGGGCCCGGTGGGGGGATCTTAGGGTCCCGCCTTGGAGTGTGTGTGACCCTGGGAGGTGCTGCCCTGGCTTCTGTCTCCTTACCTCTGTGCAGGCTCTTGAGCGTCTCATAGGTGAAGAAACTCAGGCCGGCGTAGGGAATGACCCCCAGCACGGTGGGCGTGAACCCGTGGTAGAGGGTCTTCAGGCCCTCTTCTCGGGAGATGCGGATGAAGACGTGAAAGATGTTGCTGTACCTGCAGGACAGAGTGACAGCGTGCGTGGGCTATGGGCACGCAGAGGGGCCGCTGGCCTTGACTaattctctgctcctcccgaAGACCAGCGGGCCAGGGTCTGGATGTTGACGCCTTCCTTCTTTAAGGAACACAACCACATTGCAAAAGCTTTGGCATTGGAGGGGGAAATGCGTGCCTAAGGCCGTACCCCACCTTCACCTCCCAGGTCACTCTGCTATGCCCAGCCCTTGTCTTTTCACCGTGGGCATTGGTAATGTATCCGTGCCAATCCAAAATGGAGACTTTGGGGGacacttgggaggctcagtcagttgagcgtctgactttggctcatggtttgtaggttcaagccccacgttgggctttgcactgacagctcaaagcctgctttggattctgtgtgtgtgtctctctctctctaggcccctccccgactcgtgctctctcttcctctctcaaaaataaacaaacgttaaaaaaaaataaaatgaagactttcGGTTTGATATAAGTACAAACGAGAGCCAATACTAGTAATGGTCCTAGTATCGGCTAAGAGAACCAATTACTGCCGTGTGGAGGGTAGCGGCAGAACAGAACACATGGCCTAGGAACTCACATTTCCTTTGGGGTCACGGCCATCCTTGCTCTGACCAGGTCCAGGGGGTAGGTCAGCGAAGCAGCTGTTGTTCCAGCTAGTGCGCCTGCCAGGAGGCGGGGCCAAGGGGGCAGGGCTctgaaagagggggaggagaggagagaaaatgaggacCCCCCCCCAAGACTTGGGGTGCCCACAGGTCTCAGCCAGGGGGGAGAAGCAAGGATTGGGCGGGGCCTGGCCGCCTTACGGCGGAGCGATGGGTCTCCTGGGCGGACATCATTCTGAGGTTCCCACAGCTGCCTTTCCTTGGCATCTGCTTGTATGCAGTCATGACGTGTTCCTTCCCTGCGGACACTGGGGCGCAGTGGGGATCAGGGGCCCTCCCTGGACTTAGGTtctgaggggagcctgggcaAACGAGAGTTCTGCCGTGGTGAGCGtgcagagacaggaggacagGGTGGTGGTGCAGGGTTGAGGCGGGTtttgggggcggcggggggcggccACTCACTCTCCGCGGAAGCCATAGTAGTGGCCCAGGATGCGCTTGTACTCCTCGTGGGCGCTGAACTGGATGGCGGCGTAGGGCACCACGCGCACCATGGTGGCCGAGTTCCCACGCCACAGGCTGAGGAAGCCCTCGTTGAGGTAGGTGAAGTAGAGGAGCCGGAAGGCCTCCTGGAGAGGGGGGCAAGGTCAACACCCTCGCCTGCCCTGTGCTCCATCCATGGAGAACACCCTGTTTTGTCCAGCACTGTGACTGGGGCCACCTTATCGGACCCACCCCACCTTACCCCCCACATTCTCTGGGCCCCGCGCAGGGACCCCTGTCTCCCTACTCCTCTGACCCGAGGAATAGTCACGAGCCAGGGGAAACAAGGTTTGCAGACGAGAGCCCCACACAGAGGGTCTGGCCGGTAGTCTAGCTTTCAAAGATGTTCTTTATCTCTTCCTGTATTACAAAGGTGATGCCTGCTCTctgtttaaaaatgaatcaagTGTGAAATTGTGGGTTTGGAACTTCAAGTCCTCTCCCCACCGCCCCAAGGATGAGTGTCTCCCGTCAGTTTCTGGGTGGGCTGCATCCAGGCAGAGGTCGGGGCACTAGGACAGGCGGCCCTGGGGCTGGCGGGGGAGGCCTCAGGTCACCTGGCAGCCTGGGAACTGGCTTGTTGGggagatgaaagggaaaaaacactttgaaaagcaTCTTCCTTCACCCCCGGCCACGTGCCACCACCTCCTGCCAGCTCAGCAGGGCAGACGGTGATGGCCCCAGAGCCAGGAGTCAGTGACCCAGTGGCTCACCTTGGCAGAAAATCTTTTTGAAGacactggaagaaaacaaaaacacaatagaGACCATTAGATGTGAAGGACGGGACCTCGGTCTGTGGGACCCCACTGCTGGGCTCAGGTCTGAGCATGGGGAGTGAGAACAGCCCCTGAGGATGCTTCCCTGCCAAGGGCTgaggtgggcggggtggggggggagcggCGCTCTGAGCAGGGTCAGTCTCCTCCAGGGAACTTCCTCACTGGCTCAGGGCCCCCTGCTTGTGAACTTTTCCCCAGGGAAGGGAGCTGCTGCCTCACTCCCCAGAAAAGCGAGGGTCTCTGCAGGGGCTTCTGCCCCTTGGGGTTGACAGCTTGGCCCACCCAGCTGGACTCCAATTCAAACCAAACCCCTTTGGAaaaggcctccctgcctccagctgtGCAGAGCAGCCAAGGGGCTTGGTCCTCTCAGAACAAGTCCTGGGAGGTGTCCCCTGCCCAGAGCCGACCCTATCTTCTCACAGGTGCAGGCAGCCACCCCAACCGGCCTCCCGCACCCTTGATGGCTGCCGCCTCGCTCCCCGATTCCACGGTGTGCTCTGCCCTCGGGGGCCTGTGCCACAAGGGGTCTTgcagcctccctctcctcacttTCCGAGCGTCTGCCGTGTTCCCAGGACACCGTCACAGTCTCATCTGTGCGGACAGTTGTGCACACCTACTGGCCCTCAGAGCTAAACCCAGCTCCCCGCAGGGCACTACGCTCCAGGTTAACAGTACGCTCTTTCCCACGTCAGCTCACTCCTTTGGGAGGAGGCTGATATTAGCGTCCtgttttgtggatgaggaaactgaggcacaaggcgGCTTGGGGACCAGCTCGAGGAGGGCCTGGCTTGAATCTGCAGTCCCTTCCTCCCAAACGGTTGAGGGGCAGGGGTCCCCGCTTGTGACTGCCCTGTTGTAGGCACTGGTCACTGTCTATGGGACGGAAAGGCCTCCTCTTCAGGGGACCCTGTGGCTGCTTGACCCCAAGGAGAGGGTGAAGGTTTTTTGAACTGGGCCTCCCCAAAAGGAGTGTCCATGTCCTCATGCCGAGTAGAAGTGAATGGGACttcatttggaaacagggtctttgcagatgtaattacaTTAGGATGACAGCTTACTTGTCAttatccaatgacaagtgtccttatgaGAGGAGTGGACACAGACGCAGAGGGCAAAGCAGAGTCTGGGCAGATGAGACCAGAAGCCAAGGATGCCTAGAGCCCCAGGAGCTGGAAGGCTCCTCCCCTAGAGTCCACAAAAGGAACCGACCAGGGATGACACCCTGATTCCAGACCTCTGGCCTCTGGAGTGTGAGCTGAGTCGTATACGGTACTTTGTGACGGCAGCCCTGGGGGGCTACCAGGGTTTCTAAGTGGATTTTTAAgagggattttttaaagtttatttatttatttagagagagagagagagagaaaatgagaagtagGGACagggggccagagggagagggggagagaatcccaagcaggctctgcacaagagcccgatgcagggcttgatcccatgaaccgtgagatcacgaccagagccgaaatcaagcagttggatgcttaaccgactgagtcactgaggtgcccctaaaaagGCATTTTAAAGCCAGTTTGCAGTGCAGTTTGGGGGGCTGCAGAGGAGGGCAAGCACCTGGAAGCATCTCTATCGTACACGACAGGCGGACAGAGAGCATTTACCTTGGAAGATGATTTTGGTTCGGTCCAGGGGAGCTACCGCCGTTTTGGCCAGAGCACCAGCCAGGGCCCCAGACAGGAGGGAGCTGAGAACTTGCCTGTGGTCGCTCTGCAAGAAAACACATGGACACAGTCTgtcataagagagagagagagagagagagagagagagggaaaggggtcTGGTCCGCTAGGGACCTCACCCAGGAGGAACATCTTCCTTCTGTTCCTGGTGGAGGGCTGTAACTTGCACAGCTGTCCAAGTGTCACAGCCCTGCTGGGCCCTGGGCACAGTGGGGCACAGGGCAAGCCGTCATGAGTCCAGTGGCCACAGAGCCTGTGTGGGCCACGGTGAAAACTTTTTGGGTGATAGAGACCATCCACGTGAGAGGTGACCCACTGGCTGGGCTGTCCCGTGAGTTTCCAACTTCTCAGAGACAGCCAAAATAGGACCGACCCCAAAGAGAAGAGTCACTGCACCCCAAGTGCAAACCCTGGCTGCGTCCACCGTCTGTGTGCCCTGGGCTCCCGTGCTGCAGTGGTTAGAGCAAAGTCACCAGGGCCCTTGTGGGCTGGAGATCAGGCAGTGGTGTGAGGCAAGCAGACCCTCTGTGTCAGTGTGGCCCCTTTCCACAACTTTCCATCAGGACTGCCAGAGGCCAGCATTTGTGGTTCTTTTTCCAGCCAAGGTGAGGGTGACAGTGACGGTGCTGGCCTGCATCACGAGGCTAGCCTCAGAGCCAGCACTGTTCCCGAGTCTTCTCAAAGCTCCCTGTGAGGAGTTACACAAGAAGTCACCTGCTTACCATGTTGCTAGAGTCTCCATTCCCTCAGCTGACTCGGCCACAGAACTCTCGCCACCAAGGGGAGCACTAGGGCCTGGCAGTGCTTCCATCTTTCCTGGCCCCACAATGaggaaggatgggggaggggcaggccatTTAGTGATCCCCCGAGTCCCTGGAGTCTGACAGGAACCAAGTGCCCTGAGGATCCTTGGGACACACAGTGCGTATGGGGGGGATATGTACAAGCTCCCCCTCCCCTTGGGGCTGCCAGTCCACGGGGAGAGCCAGACAGGAACTAAATCTTTAGACAAATGTGTTGAGTCACCAATCTTGGATGGCTGTGATGAGGGGGCTTAGGGTCCCGGGAGAACATGGGGCGGGTGGTGAGGGGCTGAGGTTGAAGGATGAGGCACAGCTAACTGGGGATGCGTGTGTATGTGAGATGGTATTACAGGGGGAGGAATGGAACACCCAGAGGCCCTGATGAGAAGTGGGGGGTCCTGAGGGACCACAAGACAGGCAGGGTGGTTGACACAGGGAAAAGGAGGGGGcgcagggaggagagaagagatcaAAGGCAAGTGGGGGCTGGACTCCAGGGAGCCTGGGGGCCCAGCAAGCAGACAGGGCCTGCTTGTAACCGTAACCAGAGAGGAGACAGCGCCTGCAGAAACTCAGGGTGGAGAGACGGAGGCCAGGCCCAGGGAATGGATAAGAGGCATCTAGGGGTACAACTGGTAGCCTGGGTCTGAGTGGGCATGGTGGAGTCCAGGGTCACTCCCCGAGTTTGCTCAGCTCAGTGGGTAGATCAAGGGTGAAGGGCTGGATTCCAAGTCTGTCTGCACACCTGGCCTGCACCTGGGCTCTGTCCTAACTGCCTGCACTGACCATGGCCTTTCTGATGTCCCTTTTCTCGTCTCTGACACTGATGTGTTGTCTCCTGGCCAGGTCTGGGTGCCTCCAGGGGCCGTGGTGCCCTGTGATCTGGCCCTGTCTCTGGAGGGCTTCACCTCCTGTTCCTTAATGCCCCCAGTACCTCCCCCACCAGCTTGGCCCTCTCTTCCCTAAAGAAGCAATCTCTCATGGCAGTGTTTTCCCTTCTCAGTTTCTGTGGCAGAGATTCACCGTGGGCTTCCATATTCTCCTCGCTTTACAGAAGCCTGTCACTGGGCCCCCATGCCTTTTCTGGATCACACAGAAGGTTCTGGAGGTCTGGTTCCACCACCTTGAGAAGTGTGGACGGCAGAAGCGGTGAGGTTCAGTGGTGTTCCTGGCAGCAGCTCCAAGGCCCAAGTGGCTCCCAATTTCCTCTCTGAATCAGTGTGATGACCGTTCGTCTCGTGGGCCGCTGAGAGCAGAGGGAGTCCCCTGTGGACAGGCCACGTGCCCTCCTGGTCCGAGAGGTGGAGCCAACGCGTCCCTTCCACGCCCTTCACTAGGCAACTTCCTGCGCAGCCTGCAGTTCTCACGGTCATAAAGCTACTTCTGCACGTCGGGAACACACGGCTGTCAGCCCTGACTCAGGATGTGGTGCTCCGGGGATGTGCTGGGAGCCCAGTTCACATGCTCGGCGGATGAGGCCGCTGCTGCCTGTGGCCAACGCTTCCGGTGACCCTTAAACGACCATGCCTGGCTTATTCTTGAAAGAGCTCGGCCCAGGCACCAGGGAGCTGTCAGTCTCTGTATGTATCATATGGAGAGAACCTGCGAATGAAGAACGAGGCGGACGGCCTAGCAGAGAGAAAGTGGGCAATCCAGACAGGATCCACACGGGCTGCGAACACCACAAGAAGATGCTCAGCTCCTTAACCAAAGAAACGGCTTTACAGAGGAAGCTCCCCACCGCTGACTGGTCAAGTGAACCAAGACTGGTGGCAGTGGCTGGCTAGCACAGAGAACCAGCACTGCACGTGGCTTGGCACACAACGGGCGCTGGTCCTTTCGCGGGGCACGTCCACTTGGTGGGATTCAGGGAGCCAGCCAGAGGCAGGGGGGTGACATCTCCCTCTTGTTCTGTGGGGAAGTTCACTAACCTGTGAGGGATGGGTGTGCCTGCTCTGGGGTCTGGCCTCACTCTCCCTGCATCCACCCCCAGTGTGGccgtcctccctcccacctggtGCTCCAAGGGGGACCTAGAATTTGAGGAGAGGTTGGGAGGGCCAGAGGATGCTGCTTCGGCCTTTGATGCTGTGGACTTTGAGAATGGCCCACGTGCCCTGGAGCTGGGTTTCTGTGTGGGCTGGGGCAGTCTGTGTTCCAGGTTCCACTGGAAGAACTTCTACT encodes the following:
- the SLC25A42 gene encoding mitochondrial coenzyme A transporter SLC25A42 isoform X1; the encoded protein is MGNGVKESAVRVREDAEAVLPSPVNSKSDHRQVLSSLLSGALAGALAKTAVAPLDRTKIIFQVSSKRFSAKEAFRLLYFTYLNEGFLSLWRGNSATMVRVVPYAAIQFSAHEEYKRILGHYYGFRGEALPPWPRLLAGALAGTTAASLTYPLDLVRARMAVTPKEMYSNIFHVFIRISREEGLKTLYHGFTPTVLGVIPYAGLSFFTYETLKSLHREYSGRPQPYPFERMIFGACAGLIGQSASYPLDVVRRRMQTAGVTGHPHASIAHTLRAIVREEGAVRGLYKGLSMNWLKGPIAVGISFTTFDLMQILLRHLQS
- the SLC25A42 gene encoding mitochondrial coenzyme A transporter SLC25A42 isoform X3, which encodes MGNGVKESAVRVREDAEAVLPSPVNSKSDHRQVLSSLLSGALAGALAKTAVAPLDRTKIIFQVSSKRFSAKEAFRLLYFTYLNEGFLSLWRGNSATMVRVVPYAAIQFSAHEEYKRILGHYYGFRGEALPPWPRLLAGALAGTTAASLTYPLDLVRARMAVTPKEMYSNIFHVFIRISREEGLKTLYHGFTPTVLGVIPYAGLSFFTYETLKSLHRAPLPPEASLQELHPSRWLLMLPHAFLRATGTIPCNVVNSDHS
- the SLC25A42 gene encoding mitochondrial coenzyme A transporter SLC25A42 isoform X2, which encodes MSDHRQVLSSLLSGALAGALAKTAVAPLDRTKIIFQVSSKRFSAKEAFRLLYFTYLNEGFLSLWRGNSATMVRVVPYAAIQFSAHEEYKRILGHYYGFRGEALPPWPRLLAGALAGTTAASLTYPLDLVRARMAVTPKEMYSNIFHVFIRISREEGLKTLYHGFTPTVLGVIPYAGLSFFTYETLKSLHREYSGRPQPYPFERMIFGACAGLIGQSASYPLDVVRRRMQTAGVTGHPHASIAHTLRAIVREEGAVRGLYKGLSMNWLKGPIAVGISFTTFDLMQILLRHLQS